In Lolium rigidum isolate FL_2022 chromosome 7, APGP_CSIRO_Lrig_0.1, whole genome shotgun sequence, the DNA window GCTGCATGAAGCAAGAGTGGAGAGGCGAACGCGGGAGTAAGCGGCGGCAAGGGGAAGAACGATGACGAGGGTTTATTTTAAATTTCATTCAAACTTTTGTAAATAAACCTAAATTtgtgtaattttttttaatttcactAAATTTATTTCTTTAAAATAATTTAAGGATTTTCTTATTTGATCGCCGCTGTGGAGCCCCTCTCTAAATGGAGCAGGTGATGGTGTGGCAGTCCCTCTCCAAATAAAGGGAGCAGgtgcccacaccatgggccgacgCAGAGGGTGGACCTtggtgggccgtggcccaccctaaATTCTGGGAAGCAGGAGCAGACTGAAGGTACGCTTCTCAGTGTTAAGCAAAAACTGAGCCTTTTCCTATTTGTTTGTGTCCATTATTTTTGTTATAGTCCGGTATCAATTGCTCTAAAAACTAGAAATTTAACAAAGCAAAACATAAGGTACTGGCATGCACACAGTAGCATGAGACAGGGCAAATATTTTGATTAACGGCAGAGATCACTAGTTCATATGAGCTAATGGCCAAATGGTTTATTTTTAACACACGAATTTGGTATGATAGAATCGATAATACTAATCTGAAAATACCGAAGATTAACTACATACGAGCGGGGCGTttgtgcggcggtggcggcgacctcTGGTCCGGTTGAAACAACagccgccggtcgagggggtaGCGGCAGTGTCCATGGACGGCGTTTCCTGGACATGCGGCCGTGTCTATTACAAGCAGGGGGGGCGACGGTGACGCTTGcgatggcgatctagaggggtgggagtcggctcgggtgTGAGTGGGAGGTGAGGAAAGTGGTGcgtctggctgccaggcggagcccacgcgCGGTTTCTGACGTGTCGCGAGGCGCCGACGCGCCTGATCCGCGCCCTTCGCTAAGGGATTGGCACGGGGTTGCTGGGCTTCTATTGGACTAGAAAACGCGCCGACACTTTTTGAGACGCGCCGTGTGAGTTCATTTTAACCGCCGACCCCTAAAAAACATTCGGGATCGCTATGGGACACCTCGGTGGAAAtgctgtaagagcatctccactggccACCTCGCCGGCAGGCAGTGTCCTGGACGCAGGAAAATGCTGAAGGACGGGCGCATCAAATTTCTTTTGCACTAATCCTTATGCAATCAAAATTTGCTAAAGGTGACGTTTTTCGAGGTATCTCTCTGAAcattatcttgatcatttcgtcgTGTTAAAATAGGAATCCTTTCCGATGACGCGACTCATGCACCGAAGTAATTTCgacgccggtttaggatgaataAGGATCTGTTCACGAAGATTATCTTCAGCGTTAGGGAGTACGACGACTATTTCATGATCAAACAAGATTCTACAAGTTTGTGGAGCTTCACCTCAAtccagaagtgcactgctgcaatgcgatgtcttgcatacggagctcctccagcaGCCAATGACTACCTGCGGATGGCGGACTCAACATGTTCACagactctctacaggttttgccgagtcaTCATAGAGGTGTTtggtaaagactatttgagagcaccaaggtcAGATGATATAGCTTGGATCCTGGAACAAAATGCAGCACGAGGGTTTCCTATGATGCTCGGAAGCAttaattgtatgcattggagctgAAAAAATTGCCCTTTTTTTGGCaagggatctacaaggggcatactggtgagtgcagtgtcattctcgAGGTGGTGGCAGGCCATAAcctctggatttggcatgctttttttggcatggcaggaacaaacagtGATATCAACGTGTCTgcggcgctctccggtgttttccgagctaggcgagggacaagctcctgccgtgaactttgaggtgaACGGTCACACATACAACAAAGGGTACTATCTAgttgatggtatctacccgaggtatgctacatttgtgaagacaatcacgGTTTGATGGacgcttattttgcaacatgccaggaagaAGCTCGTAAGGATTTTGAGCCTGCTTTTGGGGTACTTCAGCAACGtttgctctcacttggtctgagtctcagatgtgggagaTGATAAACGCTTGTGTGATCATGTATAACATGATCATTTGAGAGCGAGCAAGACGAACATGTgcatgatgatcaaccatttgattgtCTAGGGCTTCTTGGTGTGAGGTAAAGCATGTACCCCAACAATTTATCACTTTCCTTCACATGCATCTGGAAATCCAAGATGCAAGTGTTCATGCTCAACTTTAGACCTggctgcgcatttgtgggcgaggagaggagctggcaacaatgcatgatttaattTAAGTTATTGTATAAATAATTTAATTTCTAGTTGTGTTAAACTATATCAAAATATTGTACGTATGAATAATTTCATTTCTATTTTGTTGTAAACTGTATCAaaatattgtatgaataatttatgtAATTGATATGGTGTtttaaaatattgtaaaaaagaaaagaaaagtttttggGGCCACCGTATGAGAGGCACCGATGTGGGaagaaatagaggatgcagtgctgaCGCTTCCATACGGCTACGTCGGCGACTGACTATTTGGGACGCTTCCATACGGCTACGTCGGCGACTGACTATTTGGGACGCTTCCATACAGCTACGTCGGTGACTGACTATTTGGGACGCTTCCATACGGCTATGTCGGCGACTGACTATTTGGGGGCGCCGTTTTATATGCAGTATGTTAGCTTTAGTCAGTGTTAGCCATGGGGCTCCTTCAGCGTCACTTGACTccgcttttttttaaaaaaaatacacaTCCTGCTCTATAGATAGTCAGAAATTTTTCTTTCTTGAGACTGCTGCAGAATTGCTCTTCTGatattattctttttttttttttgcatcggtGCATCATAGCGATATGTACAGAGCAAGAAAGCTACACTTGGTAActtgtgatgcaaaatggacaggGGTAGCTAACCGGTAAGATTTTGCAGCCAAACTTGCCCCTTCATTTCATCATTATAGCTttgcatttctcgggccgggccgggccgaccaAAGCCCGATGCAAAAAATCCCGGCACAGGCCTGGCCCGACCGTCAGGCCAAAAAAagtggcccaagcccggcccatggAGGAGAAAGTCCGTCGGGcctcgggcctcgggccgggccgctTCAGTAAAACgacggcccaagcccggcccggcccaagcATCGGGCCACAAAAtcaggcccaggcccggcccagagACATGGTCGGGTCAGGCTTGGCCCGAgaatttcgggccgggccggtcgggctgcccatggccaggtatttTCATCCACTACGCGAAGCAGCAGGTTATGAATGAGCCTATCGTTTACAATGCGGTCAGAACAATTCAATCATCAATTATGTTTTCCATCTCGCGGTGAAAAAAATCAGAATCCATGACACGGTATCCTAGTAAACCTCCACATGCCATTGCTTGTTCTTTTTCAGCTGTGACAGCTTCTGGTCCCAACTCTCACCTCTTTGCTCAGCTACTCTCTTGAGTGTGTCCTGGATCCCAGGCATCATGCCCTTCAAACCACAGAAGTAGATGTGCGCACCACTATCCAGAAGCTTGAAGATTTCATCGCTGTACTCCTCAATCTTGTCCTGCACATACATCTTGCCGCCACTCTTGTTCTGCTGCTCCCGGCTTAGTGCTTTGTCATACCTGCAAGGTTCAGAAACTTGAGTCAGCTCAAACAAGAAGCAGTCAGCCTTTACTCAAGTAAGAGGCATAAATACAATCAGATCTTAGAGCTCTTAATTACAGAAGTAGATACCATGGTTGAATGAACAGAGAACTGGACTGTCACATTCATAACTATATCATTGGGTATATTAAAACAAGATATTGAGCAGTTAAGTCTTTAAACCTGAAATTTTCTGGATACTGTTGAAGGTAGTTTGTGAATTCTTCATCATAGAGAAGGCTGTCAGTGTTGGCAACACCAAGGAAGAGCCAAGCCAGACCACCAAACTTGAAAGCAGGGACATCTTCCATGAACATACGACGTAGGTAGCCACGGAAAGGAGCGACACCAGTGCCAGTTCCAATCATGATATGACTTGCATTTGGGTCATCCTCAGGAAGAAGCATTATTTTTCCTGCGGGGCCTGAGCATGGGGAGAACCATCATGAGATGCTCAACAGCTTAAGTATTACAAAATCTAGTATATACCAATGAGAAATAAACTATGTTAACTTCCTATGCACTTAAAAATGTACATAATAACTGAGAACAAGtacgcaaaacaaaacaaaacaaagaagatGAGGCCCTAATATTGGAAGGACATATCTTTTCAGAGTGCCCACCAGCCCACAACCCCACCCTGCCAGATATTATATACTGATACACCTATATGATCTGAAACAACTTGGAAACAAAATTATTTGAGTTAGAAGCTATGACTTGTTTTTTATGCGAGCAGGAACAAAGGAGGATGATCGCCAAAGAGTTCAACTCAAATGGATTCCGCCAAGGCCGGAGGAGATGAAGCTGAATGTCGATGGAGCCTTTATGGACCACGGTGCTGGCATTGGCATGGTCCTACAGGACTCCCAAGGGAGGTTCTCTTCTTGGCGTGTCGCTCGTTGCAGCACTGCAGAGATGCGACGGAAGCGGAACTCCTGGCCGTGGAAGAAGGACTGCGCCTAGTTCTGCATTGGACACAGCTGGGGTTTACGGTGGAGACAGATTGTGCAGAGGCTGTAGAGCTTATCAGGGAAACAACTCCAAACACCTCTGTGTTTGCCTTTAAAGTCAATGTAATTCGTGATTTATTAAGGGAGAGAGAGACTAGAATAGTCAAGATCAGCCGTGTGATCAATACTGCCGGTCATGAGTTGGCTAAACTAGCTAGGGTTCAGGGCCATACTGATTTTTGGCTCAGAAGCTCTAGACTGTAACCTGTGTTCTAATTAATGGAAATCTCTttccccccgcaaaaaaaaaggctTTTTACATGGATGAATGAAACTCCATACCTGTGATCTGAATTTTGTCACCCGGTTTTGAGTCACataggaagttactgcagataccCTTCTTGGAAGGGTCTTCTTTTCCAGTTACAGGATCATAATAAACAGCACGGCGAACACACAGACTAGCAGTCCTTCCATCAAAAGAATCACCATATCTGGTAGATGCAATAGAATAGAGCCGGACGGTATTTGGGGCCCCAGGTTTCTTAGGGTTCTCTCCCTGGCAGTAAAATGCACAAAAGTCTAAGAGAGCAACAAAGATATGCGATGAaggaacttttttttttgtaaggAAATCGAACTTTAGTTGCTCTTTAACTAGTCATCAGTCATCACTGGTCAGTGATCAACATGTTTCTTCTGTCTTGACAGAACGTTTTATTAGCAAGGATCTACACCTATTTTAACAGCAACTATCTTATTATCAGCAATCCAAGAATCTTACATACCAGATTTTGTGTCTACAGATTTAAACACCATTCAACATCGTATTATGAATAATCTCTTATCTGTAGCAATGATGGTTCAAATTTATGATCTTTCTTGATGTTGACTTTACTactatttatttttttgaaaacaatACATCCAGAAATGCAGACAATAAGTGATCACTAGCGACGAAGGGAACGACAGAAAGTAGTTACATCAACATTAAGAAGGTGATGCAGTAATTTTGAGCAAGCATACAGGGGGAAATACTTACTGGAGGAATGACACCGTAACTTTGTCCTTCCCAGTACGGAACATTGCCACCATGATCAATGACAACATGACATGTTTCACCAGGAGCTTTAGGACCTACAATTCTCTCCACAGAGACAATTGAGGCTGTGTAAGGTCCCTTTGGTTTGTACAAATTGAGGGGTGGCTCCTTTGCATTCTCCAATTCCAGAGGTTTTATTGCAACTTTACTTCTGCTCGCTTGTTGTACGGACATGCAAAGGATCTTCATATGTCTTGATTGCAGGGTTTTGTGTTCCCATGCTAACTTTCGGGGCCATGAACTATTGCGGGAGTTATTACCCTGAACAATAAAAATTTAATGCTATACAAAAATACCATACTCAACAACTATAAGGAAAATCTACAAGTTTGCATGTAAAGTTCAAAAGTCATTCCTAAGTCCTAGAGATGATAGATTCCCTGCCTAGGAATGTTTTGGAAAAGAAAGTAGTGTTTGTGCTGGATGAGTGCATCTTACTAATAATTTTCAAATGGCATACAAGAATGTGCATGTTGCTAGCTCATATAGCACCAATTTCCCAGGCCAAGTCTTATTTATACCTTAACATAACACCTCTCCCATCAGATAAGTGATACCTGATGACTGGCGTCAGGGATATAGTTGTGTAGTATGCATGCAGATGCCAATTTAATCAACCGACGATAAGACGATAAAAGCAAAAAAAGACTAGAAATATGCAGCCGGTCATAGTACATCTTTTACAGGACTGATCCATACTCAGCAGATCATGAGTTATGCCCACCACCCTTCTCCACAAAATACAGTAGTATCATGATGAAATATAATGCTTGTGTGAAAGAATCATGTAATACTAGTCAGGAATCAGCTACTTTCATCCATGTGTCGCACGCACAAACAACATATCTCTGCATAAGATTTAACCCTTACACTTATAGGGATACTGGTAATACACATTTCGCTTCAAGCCTTCAACATTTAAAAATTAGGGGATTCTGTTTCTATCTGGTGGTTTGGAAATTTTGGCTTTCTGAACTGAACTATTAATCTACAGTGACAGTGCAGATCGAACCAGGAGATTCATCAACCAAACAACCCGAAATGGGGCGAAAATTGGCATCAGGGAGAGTCATTAGATCCACAGTAACCACGCACCTTGAGCGAAGAACTCCTCGGGTGGCGACCGATCGGCACCGCGACAGCCACCTACAGCGCAACCACGGAAGCGGGCGAAGCTCAGTGCCATCAGCACAGCGCGAGGAGCGAGGAAGCCGCGCGCGTGTAAGATGAGAGCGTGCGTACCTGGGCTCCGAGGGCGGAAGCCATGGCTGATGGATCGCGTGTAGGCAGGGGTTTGCTAGGGTTTCGATCCGCGGAAGCGACGGGAAGGAAGGaaagagacgaagacgacgagtgTGGCACTTTGGTGAAGTGTCGAAGAGATTCGAGAAAGACCGGCAACTTTGTTCTGTGAACTATCTTCACTGGCTCGGTTTCTACTGAAACATCGCCACCTGTATTCCTCAGCTTTTTTATCTCTTTTTTTGATAGAGAATTGAGTATCTTTCAAGTTGATACATACTATTTTCTACTGAAGCATTGCCAATACGTAATAGCTGCCTTACAGAATGCCAGTGTTCATGACCACGGCCAGAAAAATAGTTTCGTGGGTGTGGGAACATGTAAGATAAACAAGCGAAAGTTAACTACGGCCGTCCCAAAACTGTTTCTCCAGCTCTCCAAAAATAAATTATTCCTGCCTTTTTTTTTATATAAAGTATGCAATCGCACCTGCTTTGCCACCACAAAAAAATAAACGAAAGAAACCCGCGAAATCTAGTCATGATCATTGCCGGTATTTCAGATCACACACTGTATAATCCAGCAAAACAACAATCTCCGTGACATGGTAATTCACAAGTTCTACCATAACTTCAACAGGAATACATCAAAACACTCACATATGGTACAAAGGGAGTCATAAAGGAGCTGTTCAATTATAACAaccaaatgcatcaaaagaaaaGGATCATGTATAAGGGTTCTTCCCTATTTATTACAGCTGTTCACAACACCGAAAGCTGAAGGCTTATAATTCAAGCAGGCTGTCTTTTGTTTTCTGAAACGGAAATCACATCATTGTGCAGTTCGGGGTAAGATGGCGTTGTCGTTTGTAGCGAACTGCAGCAGCCAGATCGGTCTACACTCCAGGCAGGGATCAGGACTCCCAGCTGCCAGAGTTGCCAGCAGATGATTCAGACAATGCTGTGTTGAAGGCTCCCCCTGTGTTTTCAGCAAGAAAATACAGTTAGTGCATGGTTGGAACGTTCAATCTTGGCGACATTTGCTTCAGTGGACCAACAACAAATTTGTGACGCCGGATAGCTCAGGACAAGACTTACCCTGAGGCAGTTATCGAACACCGCATCTCTCAACATGATGGGAAGGCAAGTTTTCGGCACCACACGGGGACTGCATTGGAGAGGAGAAGAAAAGAGCATCAGCGCTTTAGAAGATGTGTAGACGTGAAACGGTATCACGATAATGGGAATGACAGCACAAACCTAGGATTATCAGACAGCCTGAGGTAACAACGAATGATTGTGTTCAGCAACCTCACCGAAGGCTGATCAATCAGTGAAACAACCATAACTGCTAAAGCATGCCCATAGCAAAGAAACGTTCAGGAGTGGCACAAATATAGAGCACGCCGACATCATCTAGCAAAACCTTTTGGACAATGTAAGTTGCCACCTGAATACACATTCACTGGCTCAGTCAAAGAAAAAGTAATGGTCATGAAAACTAGCAGAATGAGAGTCCAGCTGAAATGGGGCTTATTGCTAGGATTTACTTCATGTGAATTACTACATGCAGAAGAGATGTTACAAGAAAATAGCAATATTTATGTATATCTGCTACAGAAAGTAGCATAATAATATAGTTACTGAAACTGCAAGTTATGTATTAGCTGTTACTGGATTGGACAGGGTCTTTCTTGCATATTTTACTACACTTGTAATGTATATATGTTTCGCCTTTGgctacagaatagataaatgattCTGGCCAAATTGTTTGTGAAGATAACTGGTGGCCTGCTTGGCTAAATTCTAGAACAAACAGCGACTCTTTTTGTCAAAGTAACGTATCTCACTCAAATACACATAtaatggaacctgggtacgcgcgcacccgtttacgaaaacttcaaaaaaatactatgtaaaagtttccaaaaaatatgaagtaaatttttgcacgtagatattatgttggtacttactcatgtgtgttttcacggaaaaataccattgtgtgtgacctacacaaaaatgacaaaatgcaaattcctattcctgtgaatagtacaaattcctgttcactattctcatttggacattttgtcatttttatacaggccacacacaatggtattttttcgtgaaaactcacacgagtaagtatcaacataatatgtacatgcaaaattttacttcacattttttgaaaacttttaaatagcatttttttgaacttttcgtaaacgggtgcgcgcgtacccaggttccaatCCTCCGGGTCGATATGCCATGGTAGTATAATGTACTTAACAAAATAAGCTTCTCAGAACTCAGATATATGAACTATTgatatgtataagtggattgcctaactCTTTTCATCAGTTAGgatttttggttgcgttggctagtgcatgaagcttgacatgaaCCACATGTACCTGGTAGTAAGGAAACCCCACTTGATGTATCAAGAAGGATTAAACAAGGTATAAAGCATTTCAAAATCAGgaccaagaaaaaaaaatcaggacCAAGCAAACCCTCAACTGATGATAGATGAGAACATTATTATGCTCCAGCTGAACTTCAGTTAGACAAGCATGCTAAAGACACATAATTTTTAGTGTGAAACATGCATATTCTTTTATTTGGACAGTTGTACTAAAACTTGAAGCTATATATTATGATCTAAGTTCTGAAGGAGAAGTATATGCGTAAGTACTTGTAAACCAATTAAGTTGTTttataattttaaaaatatattaACCTATTTTCCGCCTAGTCTTAGGCTTGTAAGTTGTAACTACATTCATTCTATCAAGGTGCAAGCTTTGTTTTTTCAATGAGGGGAAATTCTAAATATATCATGATAGTGAATCCAACTAGCTCCTAACCCCAGGTTAGGAAAGGATGATAGCCATTTGTCTACTCGTGGACTACCCAAATGTTCGATTCATCGCGGCCTCAAAGATATTTTAATGAAAATATGAGAATAATATTGAGGCACTCAAATCTCAAATACCTAGAGAAAACTTGACTGATCTGGACCCTCCCGGGAAGCTGCGACGCTCATCGCTCCGGAGAGGAGGAAAAGCATCAGTGGGATCAATGTGCCGAACCTCCTCCTCCCTGCCCACTTCTCACACCATAGCCTCTCCACATACCCGCCCGCTGCCGCTCGAGGCTCGACGGCGCCGCAGCCAACAGAGGGAGGCCTCATCAGCAGGGCAGcaggccagccgccgccgccgtgagaGGCGGCGTCACTCGCCACACTGCCGCTCTGTAACTATGgagatttatttatttattttgagggTGCTGTTACTgctgtaagagcatgtctaacaggccccgtataacccgcccaccccgtaaaattccggcgacatacggggcaggcgcggttcgggccgtctagcaggccccgtattcgggccgtcccgtttcggcggaatacggggcccaggaaatcggccccttcgccccgtacatatagtgggcgcaggtgcgagtgaggggttaaccctcgctcgcaaccctagctccgccgcgcgccgccgcctcctcctcctgctccggcgagcaattagccgctccccgcgccgcattccacccccaagctaggatggactcccgccgccgcgatgagggcatcgccggcgagcggatcgaagcgatcccgctcgccggacaccgtagaggaagcgtggcggcggcaatgcaagagatccgccgccggcagccgtggCGCGGCCGGCAAGTACAACGGCGCCGCGTCCGTCCCGGAAAAGCTAATCGACTTCGCGCGGGCGGCGCCGGTTCATCGaggatccgccgatgaagccgatgagcgggctcaagttcgacgagtggcgcgccggACCAGGAGCGCCGCCGGCTGGGCGAAAGAGGCTTGGAGCAGCGGGAGCACCGGCGCTAGAagagctccgctcgccggcgatgacgaggaggcCCGGACTTGTTGAAGGAGCTACGGCGGTTCACGAAGGACgacgccaagaggaagagggcaatcgaggaagaggtggcggcggccatcgccgccgcgaaggaggcggagttgcgggaggcggaggcggaggcggactcgtACCTAGTCGACCTCCCGAGTAGGATCGCGCATTCCGGATGTAGAATCAATgaaatccgtagtatgatcaatgaaatccGTAGTATGATTCATTGAAAtcgaacttcccggggtttttatttttgaaaatacggggcgaaatacgggttctgctagacggaatgcctCTTTCGTTGCCAACTTTtggatacggggcgaaaaagcagccagatacggggcagaaatataaggggtctgctagacatgctctaaccatGGCGATGGACAGGAGGACAGGAGATAGCACGGACCACGGAGTATCCTGAACTTCGAGATCATGGGCCTTAATCCTATTACATTTAGGCCCCACTAGTTCTAGTAATAGGCTTCATACTACATCGTGCCAGCCTAACTCCCACATATATTGGGCCGGCCGCacgcttttttttttttctgaacagTTGCCGCACGCATGTATAGAGCAAGTGTTTTTTACGCTCTGAACCGAAATCCCAAAATTTCTGAAGAAACTGGAATCCGaaatgttattattttgcatacACGGCTATCATTTGCTCAATGCTCATGATGCTGAGTTGGACACCATTATTATTGTGCTTATTTGTTGTTCGCTTTGCTCTTTTTGTCTTTTTAGCATGCTACCTAACAATATATATACAGAAATAAAGATATTCTCAGAGCAAGTTGCAACATACTACGCAAATGCTCTTGTGGTACCATGTCGTGAGCTGGCCACCTACAAAGCACACAAAAAGAAAGAACCAATAAGCCAACAAGGTTGCGACTACTCTTAGAAAATCATATAGAGTTCTAATCCACCGTACCAGAGTATAACAAATCCTAGTAATAACCTTGTTAATTTGGTGGTCGCTGCAACGTCTAGCTCACATGCATGGGTCCTCCATCCAGAAAAACAATCTAATCTCTCCCTTATTAGAAGTGACTAATGATGTGTTGCGTTGATGCCTTGATGCTCACTAGTATCCCACCACCTTCGCGGTCTCCTTTGcaatttcttttatttcttttttgatgAAATAGGATACGATCAAATGATTCCTCtatctctttctctccctcaaaCACACACCATACCCTCCCTCTCAAGTCTCAAAGGGAAATCTTTGTATATGAGTAGACCTTTTTGACTTAAACCTCCTTTCTCTTTGATTTGCCATTCCCCTTTATCTTTATGCTAGATGGGACATGTATGTATTTTCTGTAATCTTCTTGGCCGATCATCATCTATTCACCGGATTCATGCGCTTAATGATTTAATTTATTTGCATACACAAGTACTTATGTATGTAATTCTTAATAATAATCATTGTTGAGTACAACACTTCTGGCATCACACATGGACTTGCACAATTcaa includes these proteins:
- the LOC124674944 gene encoding ferredoxin--NADP reductase, embryo isozyme, chloroplastic-like: MASALGAQVAVAVPIGRHPRSSSLKGNNSRNSSWPRKLAWEHKTLQSRHMKILCMSVQQASRSKVAIKPLELENAKEPPLNLYKPKGPYTASIVSVERIVGPKAPGETCHVVIDHGGNVPYWEGQSYGVIPPGENPKKPGAPNTVRLYSIASTRYGDSFDGRTASLCVRRAVYYDPVTGKEDPSKKGICSNFLCDSKPGDKIQITGPAGKIMLLPEDDPNASHIMIGTGTGVAPFRGYLRRMFMEDVPAFKFGGLAWLFLGVANTDSLLYDEEFTNYLQQYPENFRYDKALSREQQNKSGGKMYVQDKIEEYSDEIFKLLDSGAHIYFCGLKGMMPGIQDTLKRVAEQRGESWDQKLSQLKKNKQWHVEVY